The proteins below are encoded in one region of Neisseria bacilliformis:
- a CDS encoding peptidylprolyl isomerase, whose product MNRPARLLLAALLCAALPAQADTPVEIDTSLGKISLTLDEKRAPKTVANFVRYAKSGFYDNTLFHRVIDGFMIQGGGFTSGMTQKDTEKAIANEAANGLKNTTGTIAMARTGNPHSATSQFFINLADNPNLDHKNDSPSGYGYAVFGKVTGGMNVVRAIAKVKTGDYGFHQNVPVQPVVIRKVTVLK is encoded by the coding sequence ATGAACCGCCCCGCCCGCCTCCTCCTCGCCGCCCTCCTCTGCGCCGCCCTGCCCGCACAGGCCGACACCCCCGTCGAAATCGACACCAGCCTCGGCAAAATCAGCCTCACCCTCGACGAAAAACGCGCCCCGAAAACCGTCGCCAACTTCGTGCGCTACGCCAAAAGCGGCTTCTACGACAACACCCTGTTCCACCGCGTCATCGACGGCTTCATGATCCAGGGCGGCGGCTTCACCTCCGGCATGACCCAGAAAGACACCGAAAAAGCCATCGCCAACGAAGCGGCCAACGGCCTGAAAAACACCACAGGCACCATCGCCATGGCGCGCACCGGCAACCCCCATTCCGCCACCAGCCAGTTTTTCATCAACCTCGCCGACAACCCCAACCTCGACCACAAAAACGACAGCCCTTCCGGCTACGGCTACGCCGTGTTCGGCAAAGTAACCGGCGGCATGAACGTCGTGCGCGCCATCGCCAAAGTGAAAACCGGCGACTACGGCTTCCATCAGAACGTGCCCGTGCAGCCCGTCGTCATCCGCAAAGTAACCGTATTGAAATAA